The following proteins come from a genomic window of Methylorubrum populi:
- a CDS encoding bifunctional metallophosphatase/5'-nucleotidase, whose product MRPTRRQTVAGLGAGLLAAGAGPALAGTPTFTLLLVNDIYAMDAVEGRGGFPRLNAVVKAERARGVPLLYAHAGDSFSPSLMSGFDRGAHIVELLNLAPPDLFVPGNHEFDFGPKVFAERRSEARFPFLAANLRGPEGERLPGIEDARLVDLGGIRVGLVGIALQATPEKSQSGNLRFGPEIETLAREAERLRKAGAQMIVGIAHTARPTDDAIVRGRVVDILLSGHDHDLCLRDDGQAVLVESSHDAHYVTAVDVFVTPSTDGSVRWRAAFRIHDTAEVPPDPETQAVVERLAGELSRELDVVLGTTEGPLDSRVATVRARESSFGDLVADAVRAGTGAEIGLINGGGIRGDRLYPAGASLTRRDILSELPFGNTTVLVAIDGATLREALENGYRDLGRSSGRFLQVSGIDVILDPNAPPGRRVVAATIGGAALDEARTYRVAANDFMLGGGNDYGMLAKGRVLIGGTDGTLLANTVMAYIRAHAPLPAETGGRIRVLS is encoded by the coding sequence ATGCGCCCAACCCGTCGGCAGACCGTCGCCGGTCTCGGCGCGGGTCTCCTCGCCGCCGGCGCCGGCCCGGCGCTCGCCGGCACGCCGACCTTCACCCTGCTCCTCGTCAACGACATCTACGCGATGGACGCGGTGGAGGGGCGCGGCGGCTTTCCCCGGCTCAACGCGGTGGTGAAGGCCGAGCGCGCCCGCGGCGTGCCGCTGCTCTACGCCCATGCGGGCGACAGCTTCTCGCCCTCGCTGATGTCGGGCTTCGACCGGGGCGCGCATATCGTCGAGCTCCTGAACCTGGCGCCGCCCGACCTGTTCGTGCCGGGCAACCACGAGTTCGATTTCGGGCCGAAGGTGTTCGCCGAGCGCCGGAGCGAGGCCCGCTTCCCGTTCCTGGCCGCCAATCTGCGCGGCCCCGAGGGCGAACGGCTTCCCGGCATCGAGGATGCGCGGCTGGTCGACCTCGGCGGCATCCGCGTCGGCCTCGTCGGCATCGCCCTGCAGGCGACACCGGAAAAGTCGCAATCCGGAAACCTGCGCTTCGGCCCCGAGATCGAGACGCTCGCCCGCGAGGCGGAGCGCCTGCGCAAGGCCGGCGCGCAGATGATCGTCGGCATCGCCCACACGGCGCGGCCCACCGACGACGCGATCGTGCGCGGGCGCGTGGTCGACATCCTGCTCTCGGGCCACGACCACGATCTCTGCCTGCGCGACGACGGGCAGGCGGTGCTGGTCGAATCGAGCCACGACGCCCACTACGTCACGGCCGTCGACGTCTTCGTCACGCCGAGCACCGACGGATCGGTGCGCTGGCGCGCCGCCTTCCGCATTCACGACACCGCCGAGGTGCCCCCCGACCCGGAGACGCAAGCCGTGGTGGAGCGGCTCGCGGGCGAGCTCTCGCGGGAACTCGACGTCGTGCTCGGCACGACGGAGGGGCCGCTCGACAGCCGCGTCGCCACGGTGCGGGCGCGGGAATCGAGCTTCGGCGATCTCGTCGCCGACGCGGTGCGGGCGGGCACCGGCGCCGAGATCGGCCTGATCAACGGCGGCGGCATCCGCGGCGACCGGCTCTACCCGGCCGGGGCCAGCCTGACGCGGCGCGACATCCTGAGCGAACTGCCCTTCGGCAACACCACCGTGCTCGTGGCGATCGACGGGGCGACCCTGCGCGAGGCCCTGGAGAACGGCTATCGCGATCTCGGCCGCTCGTCCGGACGGTTCCTGCAGGTCTCGGGCATCGACGTGATCCTCGACCCGAACGCACCGCCCGGCCGGCGCGTCGTCGCGGCGACGATCGGCGGCGCGGCCCTCGACGAGGCCCGCACCTACCGCGTGGCCGCCAACGACTTCATGCTGGGCGGCGGCAACGATTACGGGATGCTGGCCAAGGGCCGCGTGCTGATCGGCGGCACCGACGGGACGCTGCTGGCGAACACGGTGATGGCCTATATCCGCGCCCACGCACCGCTCCCGGCCGAGACCGGGGGGCGGATCCGGGTGCTTTCATGA
- a CDS encoding uracil-DNA glycosylase yields the protein MTGPVEAALKAFRASGSPWLDLPFFREGAADRVARKVDERVAAGATVLPEPSAIFRALTLTPLPAVKAVILGQDPYPTPGDANGLAFSYVGPRRLPASLKVILAELAPEGGQPDLSTGDLTPWAERGVLLLNSALTVEAGKAGAHLRLGWAQLTDEAVAAVSARDAPAVFLLWGAQARAREALIDTRRHGIVASGHPSPLNRARDFPGSRPFDRANAWLEAHGRAPIDWRLHRG from the coding sequence GTGACCGGACCCGTCGAGGCCGCCCTCAAGGCGTTCCGCGCCAGCGGCTCCCCCTGGCTCGATCTGCCCTTCTTCCGGGAGGGCGCGGCGGACCGGGTCGCGAGAAAGGTCGATGAGCGCGTCGCGGCCGGTGCGACGGTGCTGCCGGAGCCTTCCGCGATCTTCCGGGCGCTGACGCTGACGCCCCTGCCCGCGGTGAAGGCGGTAATCCTCGGCCAGGACCCCTATCCGACGCCGGGCGACGCCAACGGGCTCGCCTTCTCCTATGTCGGCCCGCGCCGCCTGCCGGCCTCGCTCAAGGTGATCCTGGCCGAACTCGCTCCCGAGGGCGGCCAGCCCGATCTCTCCACCGGCGACCTCACGCCCTGGGCGGAGCGCGGGGTGCTGCTCCTGAATTCGGCGCTCACCGTGGAGGCCGGCAAGGCCGGGGCGCATCTGCGGCTCGGCTGGGCGCAACTCACCGACGAGGCGGTGGCCGCCGTCTCCGCCCGCGACGCGCCGGCGGTGTTCCTGCTCTGGGGCGCCCAGGCCCGCGCCCGCGAGGCGCTGATCGACACGCGCCGCCACGGCATCGTCGCCTCGGGTCACCCCTCCCCGCTCAACCGCGCCCGGGACTTTCCGGGCTCGCGGCCGTTCGACCGGGCGAATGCGTGGCTCGAAGCGCATGGCCGCGCCCCGATCGACTGGCGGCTGCACCGGGGCTGA
- a CDS encoding fasciclin domain-containing protein: protein MSKSLLSLTLGLALITAAAPALAKNPMVGGAPMYASKTIVENAVNSKDHTTLVAAVKAAGLVDTLSGPGPFTVFAPTDAAFAKLPPGTVETLVQPQNKAQLTGILTYHVVPGTYTSKALMKLVRQGGGEATLKTAQGEPLTVTAKGKGVMVTDTKGNTARVTTADVMQSNGVIHVINGVLLP from the coding sequence ATGTCCAAGAGCCTTCTCAGCCTCACCCTCGGTCTCGCCCTCATCACCGCGGCCGCACCCGCGCTCGCCAAGAACCCGATGGTCGGCGGTGCGCCGATGTATGCGAGCAAAACCATCGTCGAGAACGCCGTCAACTCGAAGGATCACACCACGCTCGTCGCCGCCGTGAAGGCCGCGGGCCTCGTCGACACGCTCTCGGGTCCTGGCCCGTTCACGGTGTTCGCGCCGACCGACGCCGCCTTCGCCAAGCTGCCGCCGGGTACCGTCGAGACCCTGGTGCAGCCGCAGAACAAGGCTCAGCTCACCGGCATCCTGACCTACCACGTGGTTCCGGGGACCTATACGTCCAAGGCGTTGATGAAGCTGGTCCGGCAGGGGGGCGGTGAGGCCACGCTGAAGACGGCCCAGGGTGAGCCGCTCACGGTGACGGCCAAGGGCAAGGGCGTGATGGTGACGGACACGAAGGGCAACACCGCCCGCGTCACCACCGCCGACGTGATGCAGTCGAACGGCGTGATCCACGTCATCAACGGCGTCCTGCTGCCCTGA
- a CDS encoding anti-sigma factor, producing MSEGVTPPPFWAEDPDGAAGEYVLGTLTASERTAFARAMEQDPALREAVMAWERRLAPLAATAPAVAPGAQVWEAVEARIAPRPAADATDLRVRRLERGLRRWRFATGGAAALAAGLALWIVTAPRPATVGAPQYLAVVDRGGSLPALIVRVDLASGVVQVRSLAAETPPDRSLELWYINEGAAPRSLGLVNETTGTIPVPADLRDGVAGATLAVTVEPKGGAPAGKATGPVVYSGRLIRD from the coding sequence ATGAGCGAGGGCGTCACTCCCCCGCCGTTCTGGGCCGAGGACCCCGATGGGGCGGCCGGCGAGTACGTCCTCGGCACCCTCACCGCGAGCGAGCGCACCGCCTTCGCGCGGGCCATGGAACAGGATCCGGCCCTGCGCGAGGCGGTGATGGCCTGGGAGAGGCGGCTGGCGCCGCTCGCCGCAACGGCCCCCGCCGTCGCGCCCGGCGCGCAGGTCTGGGAGGCCGTCGAGGCCCGGATCGCGCCGCGTCCGGCGGCCGACGCCACGGATCTGCGGGTCCGGCGGCTGGAGCGCGGGCTGCGGCGCTGGCGATTCGCGACCGGGGGAGCGGCGGCGCTCGCGGCGGGGCTCGCTCTCTGGATCGTGACGGCACCGCGGCCGGCGACCGTCGGCGCGCCGCAATATCTGGCTGTGGTCGATCGCGGCGGCAGCCTTCCGGCGCTGATCGTGCGCGTCGATCTCGCGAGCGGAGTCGTGCAGGTCCGCAGCCTCGCGGCGGAAACCCCGCCCGACCGCAGCCTGGAGCTCTGGTACATCAACGAGGGCGCCGCGCCCCGCTCACTCGGCCTGGTCAACGAGACGACCGGGACCATACCGGTGCCGGCCGATCTTCGCGACGGCGTCGCGGGGGCCACCCTCGCCGTCACGGTCGAGCCGAAGGGCGGCGCTCCCGCCGGCAAGGCCACGGGCCCGGTCGTCTATTCGGGCCGCCTCATCCGCGATTAG
- a CDS encoding sigma-70 family RNA polymerase sigma factor, whose translation MSTVEASVDADLARLIGAVAEGDRAALRALYAATAPKLLGIILRILQDRSAAEDVLQEVFVRIWQRAGTYDPLAGPPLVWLGAIARHKAIDRLRQDKAARLTQADDDWLARLADARDGETELARRDALAHCLDTVETAQRDCLVLAYCEGWSREELAARYDRPVNTIKTWLRRGLLSLRGCLEAA comes from the coding sequence GTGTCGACCGTGGAGGCGTCTGTCGACGCAGATTTGGCGCGGCTGATCGGGGCTGTGGCCGAGGGCGACCGCGCGGCTCTGCGCGCGCTCTATGCCGCGACCGCTCCGAAACTTCTCGGGATCATCCTTCGTATCCTGCAGGACCGGAGCGCGGCCGAGGATGTGCTGCAGGAGGTGTTCGTGCGCATCTGGCAGCGGGCAGGCACTTACGATCCGCTGGCCGGCCCACCGCTTGTCTGGCTGGGCGCGATCGCCCGGCACAAGGCCATCGACCGGTTGCGTCAGGACAAGGCCGCCCGGCTGACCCAAGCGGACGACGACTGGCTGGCCCGTCTCGCCGATGCGCGCGACGGCGAGACGGAGCTCGCGCGCCGCGATGCCCTGGCGCATTGCCTCGACACCGTGGAAACCGCCCAGCGCGACTGCCTCGTCCTCGCCTATTGCGAGGGCTGGTCGCGCGAGGAACTGGCCGCCCGCTACGACCGGCCCGTCAACACGATCAAGACTTGGCTGCGCCGCGGCCTGCTCAGCCTGCGCGGCTGTCTGGAGGCCGCATGA
- a CDS encoding peptidylprolyl isomerase: MPIPFSLRRASALALILALPGAALAQAPAGQKTPSAPAPVSAAVPPETVVARVNGQAITAADLALAGEDPALSLPGVDEGAKQNLLVDYMIDLKVGAQAAEAAKIGDSSEFKRKLAYFRDKLLLDDYLEREAKKAVTPEAAKALYDQTVKSMKPEEEVRARHILVESEDEAKKIAARIKGGEDFAKIAAEVSKDPGSKTEGGDLGWFTQERMVKPFADAAFKMTPGQVSDPVKTQFGWHVLRVEEKRTKPVPTFDEMKEQIDQYLTRKAQQDTIVKLREAAKVERSGSSGSPASSDAKKP; this comes from the coding sequence ATGCCGATTCCGTTCTCTCTCCGGCGCGCGAGCGCCCTCGCGCTGATCCTCGCCCTGCCCGGTGCGGCCCTGGCCCAGGCACCCGCCGGCCAGAAGACGCCGAGCGCACCCGCTCCGGTCTCGGCGGCGGTTCCGCCGGAAACGGTGGTGGCGCGGGTCAACGGCCAGGCGATCACCGCCGCCGACCTTGCCCTCGCGGGCGAGGACCCGGCGCTGTCGCTGCCGGGCGTCGATGAGGGCGCCAAGCAGAACCTGCTGGTCGATTACATGATCGATCTCAAGGTCGGCGCGCAGGCGGCCGAGGCCGCCAAGATCGGCGACAGCTCCGAATTCAAGCGCAAGCTCGCCTATTTCCGCGACAAACTCCTGCTCGACGACTACCTCGAGCGCGAGGCCAAGAAGGCGGTGACGCCCGAGGCCGCCAAGGCGCTCTACGACCAGACCGTGAAGTCGATGAAGCCGGAGGAGGAGGTACGGGCCCGCCACATCCTCGTGGAGAGCGAGGACGAGGCGAAGAAGATCGCCGCGCGCATCAAGGGCGGCGAGGATTTCGCCAAGATCGCGGCTGAGGTCTCGAAGGATCCGGGTTCCAAGACCGAGGGCGGCGATCTCGGCTGGTTCACCCAGGAGCGGATGGTGAAGCCCTTCGCCGATGCCGCCTTCAAGATGACCCCGGGTCAGGTCTCCGATCCGGTCAAGACGCAGTTCGGCTGGCACGTGCTGCGCGTCGAGGAGAAGCGGACGAAGCCGGTGCCGACCTTCGACGAGATGAAGGAGCAGATCGACCAGTACCTCACCCGCAAGGCGCAGCAGGACACCATCGTCAAACTGCGCGAAGCGGCCAAGGTCGAACGGTCCGGCAGCAGCGGCAGTCCTGCTTCCAGCGACGCGAAGAAGCCGTGA
- the secA gene encoding preprotein translocase subunit SecA: MLGALAKKIFGSSNDRRVKGFRPRVAAINALEPEISALSDEQLRARTQAFRDQLAAGTRLDDLLVPAFATVREAAKRVLGQRHFDVQMIGGMVLHESGISEMKTGEGKTLVATLPVYLNALEGKGVHVVTVNDYLASRDAEWMGRVYRFLGLTVGTIVHGLDDGQRKEAYACDITYGTNNEFGFDYLRDNMKYELSQMTQRGHHFAIVDEVDSILIDEARTPLIISGPVDDRSELYVAVDGIMPQLQPEHYDLDEKQRQVSLTEAGNEFIEEALREAGILKEGDLYDAHNVTLVHHVNQALRAHTLFTLDKDYIVKNDEVVIIDEFTGRMMQGRRYSEGLHQALEAKERVTIQPENQTLASITFQNYFRLYKKLAGMTGTASTEADEFAEIYKLDVVDIPTNKEIERVDEDDEVYRTVEEKYEAIIKEIDRAHSRLQPVLVGTGSIEKSELIGELLKKAGYTLLDYSDPNALTDVYAAARENRVTKRFAVLNARFHEQEAYIVAEAGVPGAITIATNMAGRGTDIKLGGNLEMRIEKELGHLADGPERDAAIEALKAEIAENRAKVLASGEKADPEAGRKKDLPGGLYIIGTERHESRRIDNQLRGRSGRQGDPGRSKFYLSLKDDLMRIFGSDRMDGMLQRLGLEQGEAIIHPWINKAIEKAQQKVEARNFDMRKNVLKYDNVMNDQRKVVFEQRRDLMGQDSVRDTIDEMRHGVIDDLVAVHIPENAYAEQWDAEGLKQRALDLLNLDLPVEEWVKEEGIADEEIRERLRKASDESYAARVERNGAEVMAYVEKQVVLQVFDHLWREHLVSLDHLRQVVGWRGFAQRDPLNEYKSEAFELFNGLVAALREQVTAQLAHVEIMQQGPEDFPGAGFEQAGFGEPQLPPMFPEHRDPATGENEFAYGGSDGGAGGAYGFAARDLSADTAVLERKPDDPSTWGRVGRNEPCPCGSGKKYKHCHGRFAAEA, translated from the coding sequence ATGCTCGGTGCCCTCGCCAAGAAGATTTTCGGCTCGTCCAACGACCGCCGCGTCAAGGGTTTTCGCCCCCGCGTCGCGGCCATCAACGCGCTTGAACCGGAAATCAGCGCGCTGTCCGACGAGCAGCTGCGCGCCCGCACGCAGGCGTTCCGCGATCAGCTCGCCGCCGGCACCCGCCTCGACGACCTGCTGGTCCCCGCCTTCGCCACCGTGCGCGAGGCGGCCAAGCGCGTGCTCGGGCAGCGCCATTTCGACGTGCAGATGATCGGCGGCATGGTGCTGCACGAATCCGGCATCTCGGAGATGAAGACCGGCGAGGGCAAGACCCTGGTCGCGACCCTTCCGGTCTACCTCAACGCGCTGGAGGGCAAGGGCGTCCACGTCGTCACGGTCAACGACTATCTCGCCTCACGCGACGCGGAGTGGATGGGCCGGGTCTACCGCTTCCTCGGCCTCACCGTCGGCACCATCGTGCACGGGCTCGACGACGGGCAGCGCAAGGAGGCCTATGCCTGCGACATCACCTACGGCACCAACAACGAGTTCGGCTTCGACTATCTTCGCGACAACATGAAGTACGAGCTCTCGCAGATGACGCAGCGGGGGCACCACTTCGCCATCGTCGACGAGGTCGACTCGATCCTCATCGACGAGGCGCGCACGCCGCTGATCATCTCCGGCCCGGTCGATGACCGCTCGGAACTCTACGTCGCGGTCGACGGGATCATGCCGCAGCTTCAGCCGGAGCATTACGACCTCGACGAGAAGCAGCGTCAGGTCTCGCTGACGGAGGCCGGCAACGAGTTCATCGAGGAGGCCCTGCGCGAGGCCGGCATCCTCAAGGAGGGCGACCTCTACGACGCGCACAACGTCACCCTCGTCCACCACGTGAACCAGGCGCTTCGCGCCCACACCCTGTTCACGCTCGACAAGGACTACATCGTCAAGAACGACGAGGTCGTGATCATCGACGAGTTCACCGGCCGCATGATGCAGGGCCGGCGCTACTCGGAAGGCCTGCACCAGGCGCTGGAGGCCAAGGAGCGGGTGACGATCCAGCCCGAGAACCAGACCCTGGCCTCGATCACCTTCCAGAACTACTTCCGCCTCTACAAGAAGCTCGCCGGCATGACCGGCACCGCCTCGACCGAGGCCGACGAGTTCGCCGAGATCTACAAGCTCGACGTGGTCGACATCCCGACCAACAAGGAGATCGAGCGCGTCGACGAGGACGACGAGGTCTACCGCACCGTCGAGGAGAAGTACGAGGCGATCATCAAGGAGATCGACCGGGCGCATAGCCGCCTGCAGCCCGTGCTCGTCGGCACCGGCTCGATCGAGAAGTCGGAGCTGATCGGCGAGCTCCTGAAGAAAGCCGGCTACACGCTGCTCGACTATTCCGACCCGAACGCCCTGACCGACGTCTACGCCGCCGCCCGCGAGAACCGGGTGACCAAGCGCTTCGCCGTGCTCAACGCCCGCTTCCACGAGCAGGAGGCCTACATCGTGGCGGAGGCCGGCGTGCCCGGCGCCATCACGATCGCCACCAACATGGCCGGCCGCGGCACCGACATCAAACTCGGCGGCAACCTCGAAATGCGCATCGAGAAGGAGCTCGGCCACCTCGCCGACGGGCCCGAGCGCGACGCCGCGATCGAGGCCTTGAAGGCCGAGATCGCCGAGAACCGCGCCAAGGTGCTGGCCTCGGGCGAGAAGGCCGATCCGGAGGCGGGCCGCAAGAAGGATCTGCCGGGCGGGCTCTACATCATCGGCACCGAGCGCCACGAGTCGCGCCGCATCGACAACCAGCTGCGCGGCCGCTCCGGCCGCCAGGGCGATCCGGGCCGGTCGAAGTTCTACCTGTCCCTCAAGGACGACCTGATGCGCATCTTCGGGTCCGACCGCATGGACGGGATGCTGCAGCGGCTCGGCCTGGAGCAGGGCGAGGCGATCATCCACCCCTGGATCAACAAAGCGATCGAGAAGGCGCAGCAGAAGGTCGAGGCGCGCAACTTCGACATGCGCAAGAACGTGCTCAAATACGACAACGTCATGAACGACCAGCGCAAGGTCGTGTTCGAGCAGCGCCGCGACCTGATGGGCCAGGACAGCGTGCGCGACACCATCGACGAGATGCGCCACGGCGTGATCGACGATCTCGTGGCCGTGCACATCCCCGAGAACGCCTATGCCGAGCAGTGGGACGCGGAAGGGCTGAAGCAGCGCGCCCTCGACCTGCTCAACCTCGATCTACCCGTGGAGGAGTGGGTCAAGGAAGAGGGCATCGCCGACGAGGAGATCCGCGAGCGCCTGCGCAAGGCCTCCGACGAGTCCTATGCCGCCCGCGTCGAGCGCAACGGCGCCGAGGTGATGGCCTATGTCGAGAAGCAGGTGGTGCTGCAGGTGTTCGACCACCTCTGGCGCGAGCACCTCGTCTCCCTCGACCACCTGCGGCAGGTGGTCGGCTGGCGCGGCTTCGCCCAGCGCGACCCGCTCAACGAGTACAAGTCGGAGGCGTTCGAGCTGTTCAACGGCCTCGTGGCGGCCCTGCGCGAGCAGGTCACCGCTCAGCTCGCCCATGTCGAGATCATGCAGCAGGGCCCCGAGGACTTCCCCGGCGCGGGGTTCGAACAGGCGGGTTTTGGCGAGCCGCAGCTGCCGCCGATGTTCCCCGAGCACCGCGACCCGGCCACCGGCGAGAACGAGTTCGCCTATGGCGGCAGCGACGGCGGGGCGGGCGGCGCCTACGGCTTTGCCGCGCGCGACCTCTCGGCGGACACGGCGGTGCTGGAGCGCAAGCCCGATGACCCCTCGACCTGGGGCCGGGTCGGCCGCAACGAGCCCTGCCCCTGCGGCTCGGGCAAGAAGTACAAGCACTGCCACGGCCGCTTCGCCGCCGAGGCGTGA
- a CDS encoding GNAT family N-acetyltransferase, which produces MGDAIVYGLEPDLDAETFQGVLVESGLAPRRPAEDLERLDRMLRASDLIVTARRDGRLVGVARTLTDFAFCAYLSDLAVARDCQGLGIGRRLIAETRAAAGPETSLLLTAAPGVEGTYEAVGMARVPHAFRTDRER; this is translated from the coding sequence GTGGGCGACGCGATCGTCTACGGGCTGGAGCCGGATCTCGACGCGGAAACCTTCCAGGGTGTCCTCGTCGAGTCCGGCCTCGCGCCGCGGCGGCCGGCCGAAGACCTCGAGCGGCTCGACCGGATGCTGCGGGCGTCCGACCTGATCGTCACCGCCCGGCGGGACGGGCGCCTCGTCGGCGTGGCGCGCACGCTCACCGACTTCGCCTTCTGTGCCTATCTCTCCGACCTCGCGGTCGCCCGCGACTGCCAGGGTCTCGGCATCGGCCGCCGCCTCATCGCCGAGACGCGGGCGGCGGCCGGCCCCGAGACCTCGCTGCTGCTCACCGCCGCACCAGGCGTCGAGGGCACTTACGAGGCCGTCGGCATGGCGCGGGTGCCGCACGCCTTCCGCACCGATCGGGAGCGCTGA
- the ampC gene encoding class C beta-lactamase, producing the protein MRKPGLFVLALSGLLCGSAPTAADDGASAWIAEAVERAYRPLLKAYEVPGLAVAVTRDGRSAVFTFGLADRDGQRPVTRDTLFEIGSVSKTFTATLAAYAQGLGRLSLEDAPSRFLPVLRDSALDRVSLLELGTYTAGGLPLQFPDSVTDEAAMTAYFRHWQPSAPPGTERRYSNPSLGLFGAAAAAALGGDFSASMRTRLFPELGLKNSFIRVPEAAMGGYAWGYGKGERPIRVNPGVLDAEAYGVKSSAADMIRFVEANIDPTRLDPPMRRAVEGTHVGYFRVGAMVQGLGWEQYPYPVSLERLQAGNAPAMTLEAQPAARLDPPQAPSGPTLFNKTGSTNGFGAYVAFVPERRIGLVMLANRAVPIAARIAAAHAVLEALAAEGP; encoded by the coding sequence ATGCGAAAGCCCGGACTTTTCGTCCTCGCCCTGAGCGGCCTGCTGTGCGGCTCCGCGCCCACGGCGGCGGATGACGGTGCGTCCGCATGGATCGCCGAGGCCGTGGAGCGGGCCTACCGCCCGCTCCTGAAGGCGTACGAGGTGCCCGGCCTCGCCGTCGCCGTGACGCGGGACGGGCGCTCCGCCGTCTTCACCTTCGGGCTTGCCGACCGGGACGGGCAGCGTCCGGTGACGCGGGACACGCTGTTCGAGATCGGCTCGGTCAGCAAGACCTTCACCGCGACGCTCGCCGCCTACGCGCAGGGGCTCGGCCGGCTCTCGCTCGAGGATGCACCGAGCCGGTTCCTGCCGGTGCTGCGGGACAGCGCCCTCGACCGGGTGAGCCTGCTCGAACTCGGCACCTACACCGCCGGCGGCCTGCCGCTGCAATTCCCCGACAGCGTCACCGACGAGGCGGCGATGACCGCCTATTTCCGGCATTGGCAGCCCTCCGCGCCGCCGGGCACTGAGCGACGCTACTCCAATCCGAGCCTCGGCCTGTTCGGAGCCGCTGCCGCGGCGGCCCTCGGCGGCGATTTTTCGGCGTCGATGCGGACCCGGCTGTTTCCGGAACTCGGACTGAAGAACTCGTTCATCCGCGTGCCCGAGGCCGCGATGGGCGGCTACGCCTGGGGATACGGCAAGGGCGAGCGGCCGATCCGCGTCAATCCGGGCGTTCTCGATGCCGAGGCCTACGGCGTCAAATCCAGCGCCGCCGACATGATCCGCTTCGTCGAGGCCAACATCGATCCCACCCGCCTCGATCCGCCGATGCGGCGGGCGGTCGAGGGCACCCATGTCGGGTATTTCCGAGTCGGCGCGATGGTGCAGGGCCTCGGCTGGGAGCAGTACCCCTATCCGGTCTCGCTGGAGCGTCTTCAGGCCGGCAATGCGCCGGCCATGACGCTGGAGGCGCAACCGGCCGCGCGGCTCGATCCGCCGCAGGCGCCGAGCGGGCCGACGCTGTTCAACAAGACCGGCTCCACCAACGGCTTCGGCGCCTATGTCGCCTTCGTGCCGGAGCGGCGCATCGGCCTCGTCATGCTGGCCAACCGCGCCGTCCCGATCGCGGCGCGCATCGCCGCGGCCCACGCGGTGCTGGAGGCGCTGGCGGCGGAAGGCCCCTGA
- a CDS encoding 4'-phosphopantetheinyl transferase family protein has translation MTGEESAESAAGAGTDRPLVRSLRLGLDAPRIGPLQAALALASAPLGWLNAHRAGFLHGDEEALLTDRLHPRRRHGLLIGRYAAKCALAALRPDLDPRTLAIRPGVLEQPVLSGEGTANLGVSLSHAGPVAVAVVFPEACPMGIDLERIRPANIALLTRQTTAVERRNLAACLAVPEAERLTRLWCLKEALSKALRCGLTVPLDLLAVGRVEAGPTGLGVTFAHFAQYRGLSLAAGDLAAALVLPRPPAVTLAIDAAEWAAFREALAEAAAREMR, from the coding sequence ATGACGGGTGAGGAAAGCGCCGAAAGCGCGGCAGGAGCGGGGACCGACCGGCCGCTGGTGCGCAGCCTGCGTCTCGGGCTCGACGCGCCCCGGATCGGGCCGCTGCAGGCCGCCCTGGCGCTGGCGAGCGCGCCGCTCGGTTGGCTCAACGCTCATCGCGCCGGCTTCCTTCACGGCGACGAGGAGGCGCTCCTCACCGACCGCCTCCACCCCCGCCGCCGCCACGGCCTGCTGATCGGGCGCTACGCCGCCAAATGCGCGCTCGCCGCGCTCCGGCCCGATCTCGACCCGCGGACCCTGGCGATCCGACCCGGCGTGCTGGAGCAGCCGGTTCTCTCCGGCGAGGGCACCGCGAATCTCGGCGTCAGCCTGTCCCATGCCGGCCCGGTCGCCGTGGCGGTCGTCTTTCCCGAAGCCTGCCCGATGGGGATCGATCTGGAGCGGATCCGGCCGGCCAACATCGCCCTGCTGACGCGCCAGACCACGGCAGTCGAGCGCCGGAACCTCGCCGCCTGCCTTGCCGTGCCGGAGGCCGAGCGGCTGACGCGGCTGTGGTGCCTGAAGGAAGCGCTGTCCAAGGCCCTGCGCTGCGGCCTCACCGTGCCGCTCGATCTTCTGGCGGTCGGCCGCGTCGAGGCGGGACCAACGGGACTCGGTGTCACCTTCGCCCATTTCGCGCAGTACCGGGGCCTGAGCCTCGCCGCCGGCGACCTCGCCGCCGCCCTCGTGCTGCCGCGCCCGCCGGCGGTGACGCTTGCGATCGACGCGGCGGAATGGGCGGCGTTTCGAGAGGCCCTGGCCGAGGCCGCGGCGCGGGAGATGCGCTAG